A region of the Crateriforma spongiae genome:
AGTGTTATGCGAGCAATCTAAAGCTCGTCACATCACGATCGCTGATCGACTGGACGAAGCATGGCGATCTGCTCTTGCCACGGCGTGGCGAAATGGAAAGTCCCATTTGGAGGATGAGGAAACAAGTGGACCGGCGATTCTACATGAAGTTTCATTGGCTGATCGGTGACCATGTTCCCAAGCAGTGGACCGAATGCGGGCACCCAAACTACGGCCATTTCGTGCTCGATCATTTCGGCCGCACCTATGACCGTCCCAATCCCAATGCGCGTCCAAACTTTGCCGGCGGCGTGTTCTGGGCCGATCCCTGGACGACACCAGAAGACTTGTTCATCGAACCCGACGCAACAACCAAAACCAATCGCTGATCACAGGCACGTCCCCGAACCGGAACATTGGTATCGCTGCGCCGAACACGTCAGCACCGGGGCGGCTCAGGACCTTCATCCTCCCTCCTGGACGGTCAAGCCTAGGCGAGGGGAGGGCGCGCCGGCTAAAAGCCCCCTCCCCGGAATCTCGTTCCTCGATTCCGACCCTCCCACGGTGCGGGACGGTGAAGCAATTTCGCTCAGCGACAACCGATCAGAACGTGCGGACACAGCGCACCTGTGAACCGAACACGTCAGCACCGGGGCGGCTCTGCAACTTCACCCTCCCTCCGGGAGGGTCGAGCCTTAGCGAGGGGAGGGCGCGCCGGCTAAAGAACCCTCCCCGGAATCTCGTTCCTCGATTCCGACCCTCCCACGGTGCGGGACGGTGAAGCAATTTCGCTCAGCGACAGCCGATAAGAACGTGCAGACACCGCGCACTTCTGAACCGAACGCTCCAGCACCGACACGACACCGTTTAAGATTCCAACTTGCCCAGGCGATCTTCGATGGCATCCAACTTGGCTTCCAAGTTGTCCAGCCTGGAAAGAATCTTCTCAACGACGCTTTGGTCGGGCGCTGCGGGCTTGGTATCGGCGGGCGTCGCGGAAGCGTTGGCACGCTTCTCCATCTTGGCTTCCAAGTACTGCCGTTCTTGCGGCGGGTACAGCTTGTGAGCAAACGTCTGCCCGCGCCCGGGCGGCGTCAAGGGTTCGACCAATCCTTTGGCGATCAACAAGTCGACCGCCGTCTGTGCGGCCGTCAAATCATCCAGTGCATACATCCGCGACGCTCGGGTCCGCAATTCGCCAAGCGTTTGCGGGCCGCGCAACAGCAACTCCGTCAGCACGGCCGATGTCGGGTTGTCCAGATCCAGCCATTCGTATGCGGCATGGCGATACTTATTGACACGTCCGCTGCCCTGAATTTCGCGTGCCGCGCCGGCTTCACGCAAGTGATCCAAAGCCAACAGCACGTCGTCTTCGTCCATCGACATCTGCGGGTTGCGATTGGACTTTTGATTGCACGCGGTCACGATGGCGGCCAGCGTCATGGGATAGCTGTCCGGAGTGGTCTTGGCTTTTTCGATCAAGACCCCCAGCACGCGACGGGCTTCGGCTGACAGCGGTGTCGGGACAGACTTGGCATCGTCGGAGGAATCGGTCATCGTTCGCCTTGCCGTGGGGGAGTGGGGTTTTGCGTTAAGATAACGACTCGCCAAGCCAACTTGAAAGCAAGCCTGCCAAAACTTCGCTTGGCCCCCTTCCCACCCCAGGCCGCCCACCATGCATTCCACCGTTCATGCCGCCGCTTCCTTGGTCGTCTGCGCCGCAGCGATCGTCACGAACCTGTTGGTCGCCGTTGATGGTCACGCCGACCAACGGCCACACATTGTCATGTGTTTCGCCGACGACTGGGGCGCGTACGCCAGTGCCTATGCAAAGTTGTCACCGGGTGGTCCCAGCGATGTGATCCACACCCCCAATTTCGACAGGATTGCTGCCGAGGGCGTGCTGTTCACCAATGCTTATGTCAGCGCACCATCCTGCACACCATGCCGGAGTTCGCTGTTGTCGGGCCAGCATTTTTGGCGGTGCGATCGCGCGGCGATTCTTCAGGGTGCCATCTGGGACGGTTCGATTCCCAGCTATCCGCTGATGCTGGAAGCCGACGGCTATCGGATCGGTCACACGTACAAGGTGTGGTCGCCTGGGACGCCCAAAGACGAACCGCACGGTGGCGCGCGAACCGCATTCAATTCCGCCGGAAGACGCTTCAACGGCTTTTCACAAAACGCGATGAAGAATCCGGATCGCCAGGCGGGCAAGGCGGCGTTGCTGCGTGAAGTCCGGGCGAACGTACGATCGTTCTTGGACGCCGACGACGACGGTCGCTTGGACGGCGATGAACCGATCTGTTACTGGTTCGGACCGACCAACACGCACCGCAAATGGATCGCCGGCAGTGGCAAAGAACTGTGGGGCATCGACCCGGATGAACTGAAAGGCAAATTGCCTTGGTTCTTGCCCGATGTCCCCGTCATCCGCCAAGACGTCGCCGATTACCTGGGCGAAGCGATGGCGTTTGACGCATCATTGGCCGTGGTGATGGATGAACTTCGTCGTGTCGGTATCGCCGACGACACCTTGCTGGTCGTCAGCGGTGACCACGGCATTCCCGGCGTGTCACGAGGCAAGTGCAACCTGTACGACTTGGGGACTCATGTCCCGTTGGCCATCCGCTGGCCCAAGGGCATCGACCATCCGGGGCGAGTCGTCAGTGATTTTGTCAGCTTGCCCGACTTGGCCGTCACGTTTCTGGATGCCGCCGGCGTGCCGCCAACGGAAAACATGACCGCCAACTCATTGAGCAAAATTCTTCGCAGCGACCAAGACGGACGTATCGAATCGCAACGTGACGCCGTCTTTACCGGACGGGAACGACACGTCGCGGCGGCGCGGGAAGGCTTCCTGCCGTATCCTCAGCGAGCGATCCGCACCGACCGATACCTTTACATCATCAACTTTGAACCGAACCGGACCCCGATGGGTGATGGCCCGATGGTGGCCGGATCGGATGCCGAAATTCCCGACGAAGAAAAGTTACGAGAGAATACCTTCGCGGCTTACCCCGACATGGACGCCAGTCCGACCAAAGCATTCATTGTGACGCATCACGATCAGTATCCGGACGCCTTTCAAGCCGCCGTCGGCACACGCCCCAAGTTCGAACTTTATGACGTTGTTGCGGATCCGCACGGCAAGACGAATTTGGCAGACGATCCCGGTATGAAAGCCCAGCGTGACGCACTGCATCAGCGACTGATGGACGAATTGATCGCCACCGAAGATCCACGCGTATCGCAAGATGTCATTTTTGAACGATCCCCGTGGACCGATCCCAATAAATAGGATGGATTGAGATCAAGGTCGTTTGAACTTCTTTCGCGCCGACTCGACTTTGTGGTACGTTCGACAACCGATGATGTGGTCGTTCACCATGCCCATCGACTGCATGAATGCGTAACAGGTGGTCGGGCCGACGAATGTCCACCCGGCTTTCTTCAGCGTTTTCGCCATCGCTTTGGATTCGTCGGTGATCGCCGGAACTTCGTCGCGTCGTTGGATGGGCGCGGACCGCTCCGGTTCAAAGGACCAGAACCACTTGGCAAGCGAACCGTGGTGATCAACGGCCGCCACGGCTTGCCGAGCGTTGTTGATGGCCGATCGGATTTTGCCGCGGTGCCGTACGATGCCGGCATCGCCGACCAGACGCTGCACATCGGCATCGTCAAAGGCGGCAACACGATGAAAATCAAAATCCGCGAACGCGCGGCGAAAGTTATCGCGTTTCCGTAGGATCGTCAGCCATGACAGCCCCGACTGGAAACCCTCCAGAACGATCTTTTCGAACAGCCGACGATCGTCGTCCACCGGCATGCCCCATTCGTCGTCGTGATAGCGAACATATTCCGGATCACTGCCGCACCACCAACACCGCGGCGTTGCATTGTCGTCGGTGATCACTCCGTCGTCGTTTTGCTTCGTCATCACTTCATCACCGGCATCGTTCCAGTGGCAAACGGGACAAAAAGATTGGGTGGCTGACATCAACCGCTTTGATTGCTTTGATTGCATGAGCGGATCGCTTCGCCCACCGCCGGCCGTCCGGGCAGGATAAGATAACGTCAATCCAACCTGATTCGGCCACCGGTCGAATCCTATTCCCAGCGTTGGCCCACCAGAATCAGACACGGAAGGAGCTTCCATGATCGTGGCGGTGATTTGGACCTCGGGTGTGATTGCATCATTGGTTGCCTTGGCTTGGGCATGGAAGTTCTATCGCCAAATGATGGCGGCCGACGAAGGCGACGATCAAATGCGATCGATCGCCCAAAGTGTTCGTGACGGTGCGGCGGCGTATCTGAATCAGCAGAACAAAGTGGTCACGATCGTCTTTTTGCTGGTCACGATCCTGTTGGTGTGGCTGTCCTTTGGGCTTCGCGTCCAAAGCGGCTTTGTTCCGGTGGCGTTTCTGACCGGCGGATTGTTCAGCGGTCTGTGCGGTTGGTTCGGCATGAAAACCGCCACGCAGGCCAGCAGCCGCACGGCCGCCGCGGCCCAGCGTTCGTTGAACGAAGGTCTGCAAGTGGCCTTCCGCAGCGGCGCCGTGATGGGCTTGTGCGTGGTCGGCATGGGATTGTTGTACATCTGTCTTTGGCTGGGCATTTTGTACTGGCTGGTCCCCTGGATCGGCGGCGCCGACCAAGCCTTCAGCCTGTCAACGCTGTCGGTGACGATGCTTTCCTTCGGGATGGGTGCCAGCGCCCAAGCGTTGTTCGCACGCGTCGGCGGCGGCATCTTCACCAAAGCTGCCGACGTCGGTGCGGACTTGGTCGGCAAGGTGGAACAAAGCTTGAAAGAAGATTCGCCTCGCAATCCTGCCACGATCGCCGATAACGTCGGGGACAACGTCGGCGATGTGGCCGGAATGGGCGCGGATCTGTATGAGTCCTATTGCGGATCCATTCTTGCCGCTGCCGCGTTAGGTGTTGCCGCGTTCACGTCATCGCGAACCGTGCCCGATGGCATGTCGACCGAAGAAGCCCAAGTCCGCGCATTGATGTTACCGATCGCCATCGCGGCCGCAGGCATCCTACTTTCGATCGTTGGCATCTATGCGGTCCGCACCGATGGCGACACGTCGCAAAAGTCATTGCTGCGTGCGTTGGATCGTGGCATCAACCGATCCACGCTGTTGATCATCGCCGCGTCGCTGTTGCTTTCTTGGTTCTTGGTACCGTGGGCGCCCGGCGGCATTTGGCTGGGGGTGATCCCCGGCGTTTCGATCAGCATCATCGTCGGATTGGCCGCAGGTTGGCTGATCGGCAAGTGGACGGAATACTCCACCAGCGACGAATACCGGCCGACGCAACGATTGGCCGAACAAGCCGAAACAGGGCCCGCGACCATCATCATCGGCGGCGTCGCCGACGGGATGCAAAGCGTCTGGTTTCCTGTGGTCGTGATCTGCTTTGCGATGTTTGCCGCCTTCGGCGTTGCCAACGGATTCGAATTCGATGACGACCGCACCTTTCCGCTGGGCTTGTACGGCGTGGGGATTGCCGCGGTGGGCATGCTCAGTTCACTCGGCATCACGCTGGCAACGGACGCTTATGGTCCGATCGCCGACAATGCGGGAGGCAATGCCGAAATGTCGGGACTGGATCCGATGGTCCGCGATCGCACCGACGCCTTGGACAGCTTGGGCAACACGACCGCGGCGACCGGCAAGGGTTTCGCCATCGGGTCGGCCGCACTGACCGCGTTGGCTTTGTTTGCCGCGTCGGTCGAAGCGGTTCGCGAAGGCATGGATCGCTGGGGACGCGAGGTCACGTCGACCGCCGCCGAAGACGGTTTTTACAAGCTGTCGAACAAACTGGTCGTTGAAAAGGTCGGTACCGAATCGACGACGTATCTGGTCATGCCAAAACCCAACACAGATCCATCGTCGGATTGGCTAAGCGTTCCCGGCGGTACAGCGATGGAAACCGGTCAAGTCGTTCGTCAAAGCGCAGCCGACGTGATCGATGCACCACCGACGGAATCGGGTAAATTGATTTTGGCCGCATCGGCGGGCAACCCCATGGTGTCCACCGCCGATGCATCGCTGCGTGATTTCCTGACCTTCTTTGACGCCAACATCATCAACCCACGGGTGCTGATGGGCATTTTCCTGGGGGCGATGAGCACGTTCCTGTTTTGCGCTTTGACGATGAAATCGGTTGGCCGCGCGGCGCGGCAAATGATGTTGGAAGTCCGCCGACAGTTCACCGAAAACCCGGGAATTCTGGATGGATCGGCAACGCCGGATTACCAAACGCCGATCCAAATCAGCACCAAAGCCGCGCAGCGTGAAATGGTCGTCCCAAGTCTGTTGGGTCTGCTGTTGCCGATCGTCGTCGGCTTGTTGCTGGACGTCGCCGGTGTGTTGGGGTTGCTGGCCGGGTGCCTGACCAGCGGATTCTGCTTGGCCGTGTTCATGGCCAACAGCGGCGGCAGTTGGGACAACGCCAAAAAGTACATCGAAGCCGGTCATCATGGCGGCAAAGGCCAGGAACCTCACAAAGCCGCCGTCGTCGGGGACACCGTCGGCGATCCGTTCAAAGACACCAGCGGTCCCAGTTTGAACATCTTGATCAAGCTGATGAGTATGGTCAGCGTCGTCGCCGCCGGACTGATCGTCCGCTATGCGTTGTGATCGTCGGATCCGCGATCTTAGCTCTGCAGTTCCAATGGGACGCGAACTCATCACGCATTGAAAAAGGAACGCAAAGCCGCCGGCGTGTCAGCCGCCTTGACCGATATCGATCAGTTGCTGCAGTTTCTTCATCGCACCACCGTCATCAATCGCCGCAGCAGCTGTTTCGGCCGCTTCGCGAACATCGGTCATGCGACCGACCAACACCAAGGCCGCCGCGGCGCCGGCCACCACGGTATCTCGACGTGGTCCCGGTTGGCCTTCGAAGATCGCTCGGATGATTCGCGCACTTTCGGCCGGGTCTTTGGCCGCCAAGGCTTCAACACCACAAGGCGGAAATCCGAAGGACGCCGCGGTCCACTGAATCGGCTCGCTCGCATGGTCTCTCACATCCACGACGTGCGTCACACCCTCCAACGACACCTCATCTTGGCCGTCATCGGCATGGATCACAAACGCACGCTGTGTTCCCAATTGGGAAAGGGCCGCGGCGATCTTCTGTTGGGCAAGCGGCGTCGACGTGCCCAACAGCTGGTGCGTCGCGCCGGCCGGATTGCACAGCGGGCCCAACAGATTGAACAACGTGGGAACTCCCAAACTGCGACGCACCGACACGACATGCTTCATAGCCGGATGCAGTTTGGCGGCGAAACAGAAACAGATGTCGATTTCGTCCAAACACTTGGCGACCGATTCGGCATCGCTTTCAATTTTGACGCCCAATTCTTCCAAGACGTCGGCTGATCCGCTGTGGCTGGTCGCCTTGCGATTGCCATGCTTGGCGACCGGGACGCCACACGCGGCGGCAAGAATTGCCACGGCGGTGCTGATGTTGAAGGTGCCGCTGCCGCTGCCGCCGGTCCCGCAAGTGTCCAACAGGATCGGGTGTCGGTGCGGGATCGGTGTCATGTGACGACGCATCGCCCGAGCGGCCCCGACCAATTCGCTGACCGCTTCGCCCTTTTCGCGAAGCGCCATCAACAGATCGGCGACCGATTGCGAATCTGCATCGCCCCGCAACATCGCATCGATCAGATTGCTGGTTTGGTCGGCGGACAGGTCTTCGCCGGCCGAAGCCTGGCGGATCGCGTCGTCAAACGTCGTCATCGGTTCTCGTTTCGGTAATGATTTGCTGGCCGAATCCGCTCGACCGACAGTTTGTTCGGCCCAACCATAGCAGATAGGATGAATGAACGTCTGGCCCCAAACCACTGGTGGCGATCCTCCCTGGATTCGACGTCCCGGCTTCGCCTGTGCCCGCCTATCTGTCCCCGCCCACCTTTTGACGAAGTACCCCTCGTGATCGATCGACGTCAACTGTTGAAACGTTGTGGTGCCGGCTTCGGCGCACTTGCGTTGTCGGATTTACTGGGCCGCGAATCCATCGCCGCCGGACAGGTCGCCCCCCAGTTCGCCCCGAAAGCCAAGCGGGTCATTCACCTGTTCATGAACGGCGGCCCCAGCCACGTTGACACGTTCGATCCCAAACCGGCGCTTACGAAATTTCATGGCAAGACGGCACCGACCGGGAATCTGAAAACCGAACGCCCGACCGGCCATGTGATGCAGTCCCCGTACGCCTTCAAGCCCTACGGTGAATCGGGGCTG
Encoded here:
- the trpD gene encoding anthranilate phosphoribosyltransferase yields the protein MTTFDDAIRQASAGEDLSADQTSNLIDAMLRGDADSQSVADLLMALREKGEAVSELVGAARAMRRHMTPIPHRHPILLDTCGTGGSGSGTFNISTAVAILAAACGVPVAKHGNRKATSHSGSADVLEELGVKIESDAESVAKCLDEIDICFCFAAKLHPAMKHVVSVRRSLGVPTLFNLLGPLCNPAGATHQLLGTSTPLAQQKIAAALSQLGTQRAFVIHADDGQDEVSLEGVTHVVDVRDHASEPIQWTAASFGFPPCGVEALAAKDPAESARIIRAIFEGQPGPRRDTVVAGAAAALVLVGRMTDVREAAETAAAAIDDGGAMKKLQQLIDIGQGG
- a CDS encoding DNA-3-methyladenine glycosylase I, whose amino-acid sequence is MTKQNDDGVITDDNATPRCWWCGSDPEYVRYHDDEWGMPVDDDRRLFEKIVLEGFQSGLSWLTILRKRDNFRRAFADFDFHRVAAFDDADVQRLVGDAGIVRHRGKIRSAINNARQAVAAVDHHGSLAKWFWSFEPERSAPIQRRDEVPAITDESKAMAKTLKKAGWTFVGPTTCYAFMQSMGMVNDHIIGCRTYHKVESARKKFKRP
- a CDS encoding YceH family protein; protein product: MTDSSDDAKSVPTPLSAEARRVLGVLIEKAKTTPDSYPMTLAAIVTACNQKSNRNPQMSMDEDDVLLALDHLREAGAAREIQGSGRVNKYRHAAYEWLDLDNPTSAVLTELLLRGPQTLGELRTRASRMYALDDLTAAQTAVDLLIAKGLVEPLTPPGRGQTFAHKLYPPQERQYLEAKMEKRANASATPADTKPAAPDQSVVEKILSRLDNLEAKLDAIEDRLGKLES
- a CDS encoding sulfatase family protein, whose translation is MHSTVHAAASLVVCAAAIVTNLLVAVDGHADQRPHIVMCFADDWGAYASAYAKLSPGGPSDVIHTPNFDRIAAEGVLFTNAYVSAPSCTPCRSSLLSGQHFWRCDRAAILQGAIWDGSIPSYPLMLEADGYRIGHTYKVWSPGTPKDEPHGGARTAFNSAGRRFNGFSQNAMKNPDRQAGKAALLREVRANVRSFLDADDDGRLDGDEPICYWFGPTNTHRKWIAGSGKELWGIDPDELKGKLPWFLPDVPVIRQDVADYLGEAMAFDASLAVVMDELRRVGIADDTLLVVSGDHGIPGVSRGKCNLYDLGTHVPLAIRWPKGIDHPGRVVSDFVSLPDLAVTFLDAAGVPPTENMTANSLSKILRSDQDGRIESQRDAVFTGRERHVAAAREGFLPYPQRAIRTDRYLYIINFEPNRTPMGDGPMVAGSDAEIPDEEKLRENTFAAYPDMDASPTKAFIVTHHDQYPDAFQAAVGTRPKFELYDVVADPHGKTNLADDPGMKAQRDALHQRLMDELIATEDPRVSQDVIFERSPWTDPNK
- a CDS encoding sodium-translocating pyrophosphatase, translated to MIVAVIWTSGVIASLVALAWAWKFYRQMMAADEGDDQMRSIAQSVRDGAAAYLNQQNKVVTIVFLLVTILLVWLSFGLRVQSGFVPVAFLTGGLFSGLCGWFGMKTATQASSRTAAAAQRSLNEGLQVAFRSGAVMGLCVVGMGLLYICLWLGILYWLVPWIGGADQAFSLSTLSVTMLSFGMGASAQALFARVGGGIFTKAADVGADLVGKVEQSLKEDSPRNPATIADNVGDNVGDVAGMGADLYESYCGSILAAAALGVAAFTSSRTVPDGMSTEEAQVRALMLPIAIAAAGILLSIVGIYAVRTDGDTSQKSLLRALDRGINRSTLLIIAASLLLSWFLVPWAPGGIWLGVIPGVSISIIVGLAAGWLIGKWTEYSTSDEYRPTQRLAEQAETGPATIIIGGVADGMQSVWFPVVVICFAMFAAFGVANGFEFDDDRTFPLGLYGVGIAAVGMLSSLGITLATDAYGPIADNAGGNAEMSGLDPMVRDRTDALDSLGNTTAATGKGFAIGSAALTALALFAASVEAVREGMDRWGREVTSTAAEDGFYKLSNKLVVEKVGTESTTYLVMPKPNTDPSSDWLSVPGGTAMETGQVVRQSAADVIDAPPTESGKLILAASAGNPMVSTADASLRDFLTFFDANIINPRVLMGIFLGAMSTFLFCALTMKSVGRAARQMMLEVRRQFTENPGILDGSATPDYQTPIQISTKAAQREMVVPSLLGLLLPIVVGLLLDVAGVLGLLAGCLTSGFCLAVFMANSGGSWDNAKKYIEAGHHGGKGQEPHKAAVVGDTVGDPFKDTSGPSLNILIKLMSMVSVVAAGLIVRYAL